Proteins from a genomic interval of Equus quagga isolate Etosha38 chromosome 13, UCLA_HA_Equagga_1.0, whole genome shotgun sequence:
- the CCL22 gene encoding C-C motif chemokine 22 isoform X2, with translation MASLQTPLLAALILLAMVIPATQAGPYGANVEDSVCCRDHIRHPVPGRMVKYYYWTSDSCRRPGVVLLTLRGREICADPRQPWVKKILQKLDK, from the exons ATGGCCAGCCTACAGACCCCGCTCCTGGCTGCCCTCATCCTCCTCGCTATGGTAATTCCAGCAACCCAGGCAG GCCCTTACGGCGCCAACGTGGAGGACAGCGTCTGCTGCCGCGACCACATCCGTCACCCCGTGCCCGGGCGAATGGTGAAATACTACTATTGGACTTCAGACTCCTGCCGGAGGCCCGGCGTCGT CCTGCTAACCCTCAGGGGCCGGGAGATCTGCGCTGACCCCAGACAGCCCTGGGTGAAGAAGATTCTCCAGAAGCTGGACAAGTGA
- the CCL22 gene encoding C-C motif chemokine 22 isoform X1: protein MRTEKLGQRLWLRENSVAQRVTPLRPLPLGPYGANVEDSVCCRDHIRHPVPGRMVKYYYWTSDSCRRPGVVLLTLRGREICADPRQPWVKKILQKLDK from the exons ATGAGAACAGAGAAGCTGGGTCAGAGGTTGTGGCTGCGGGAGAACTCTGTGGCCCAGCGTGTGACTCCTCTGAGGCCCCTGCCCCTAGGCCCTTACGGCGCCAACGTGGAGGACAGCGTCTGCTGCCGCGACCACATCCGTCACCCCGTGCCCGGGCGAATGGTGAAATACTACTATTGGACTTCAGACTCCTGCCGGAGGCCCGGCGTCGT CCTGCTAACCCTCAGGGGCCGGGAGATCTGCGCTGACCCCAGACAGCCCTGGGTGAAGAAGATTCTCCAGAAGCTGGACAAGTGA